One window of Desulfovibrio subterraneus genomic DNA carries:
- the nadB gene encoding L-aspartate oxidase produces the protein MTTYRHTTPVLIIGSGIAGCTTALSLADSGVECTLITTGDRLDGGNSALAQGGIVFKAEEGDPRLLEKDILTAGHNRNYKTAVRYLCTRGPESVKRILVERLNIPFARSKDDCECEWDLTREGGHGVPRILHCADYTGRAIMDGLVAAVQAHPNITVLTNRTAVDLLTSHHHARDLEFRYQLNNQCVGAYVFNEQLKRVETVLAHYTVLATGGVGQIYLHTTNSASSIGSGLAMAYRAGARIHNAEYVQFHPTALYHRSDRRFLITEAMRGEGARLVDAKGAPFMQHHDARADLAPRDIVARAIVEEMLKSGEDCVYLDTSDVKHDLATRFPTIFRRCLELGIDIKSQPIPVVPAAHYFCGGILADPRGRTTVERLYAVGECNCTGVHGANRLASTSLLEALLWGQSSAEDISKRISRKISKRLKDAMPDWDPAGEEHNDDPALIAQDWARIRHTMWNYVGITRTQSRLSRAVEDMRELSKNVHDFYKRTPLSKRLIDLFHGCQAAHVITLAAKRNKESIGCHYRVD, from the coding sequence ATGACCACCTATCGTCACACAACCCCCGTTCTCATCATCGGTTCCGGCATCGCGGGATGCACCACGGCTCTTTCGCTCGCCGACAGCGGTGTGGAATGCACGCTCATAACAACCGGAGACAGACTGGACGGAGGCAACTCTGCCCTTGCACAGGGTGGCATTGTGTTCAAGGCGGAAGAAGGCGACCCAAGACTCCTTGAAAAGGACATTCTCACAGCCGGTCACAACCGCAACTACAAGACTGCCGTGCGCTATCTGTGCACACGCGGTCCGGAATCGGTGAAAAGGATTCTGGTCGAGCGCCTGAATATTCCCTTTGCCCGCAGCAAGGACGACTGCGAATGCGAATGGGACCTGACCCGCGAAGGGGGCCACGGCGTTCCCCGCATCCTGCACTGCGCGGATTATACCGGACGCGCCATCATGGACGGTCTTGTGGCGGCGGTTCAGGCGCACCCCAATATCACGGTGCTAACCAACCGCACGGCTGTTGACCTGCTCACCAGCCACCACCACGCGCGCGACCTTGAATTCCGCTACCAGCTCAATAACCAGTGCGTCGGTGCTTACGTCTTCAACGAGCAGCTCAAGCGCGTGGAAACGGTGCTGGCCCACTACACGGTGCTGGCAACAGGCGGTGTGGGGCAGATATACCTGCACACCACGAACAGCGCATCATCCATCGGCTCCGGTCTGGCCATGGCCTACAGAGCCGGTGCACGCATACACAACGCCGAGTATGTGCAATTTCACCCAACGGCACTCTACCACCGTTCCGACAGACGCTTCCTCATCACTGAGGCCATGCGCGGCGAAGGAGCACGGCTGGTGGATGCCAAGGGCGCTCCCTTCATGCAGCACCACGATGCCCGCGCCGACCTTGCCCCCCGCGATATCGTGGCACGCGCCATTGTGGAAGAGATGCTCAAGAGCGGTGAAGACTGCGTCTACCTTGATACCAGCGATGTAAAGCACGACCTCGCCACCCGCTTCCCCACCATTTTCAGACGTTGTCTGGAGCTCGGCATAGACATCAAGAGTCAGCCCATTCCTGTCGTACCCGCTGCCCACTATTTCTGCGGCGGCATTCTGGCCGACCCGAGGGGGCGCACGACCGTGGAACGCCTCTATGCCGTCGGCGAATGCAACTGCACGGGGGTTCACGGGGCCAACCGTCTGGCTTCCACCTCGCTGCTTGAAGCCCTCCTCTGGGGTCAGTCATCCGCTGAAGACATCAGCAAACGCATTAGCCGCAAGATCAGCAAGCGCCTGAAAGACGCCATGCCCGACTGGGACCCCGCCGGAGAGGAACACAACGACGACCCGGCCCTCATTGCGCAGGACTGGGCGCGCATTCGCCATACCATGTGGAACTATGTGGGCATAACCCGCACCCAGAGCCGCCTGAGCCGTGCCGTCGAGGACATGCGCGAGCTTTCCAAGAACGTACACGATTTCTACAAACGAACCCCGCTTTCAAAGCGGCTCATAGATCTTTTCCACGGATGTCAGGCCGCCCATGTCATCACCCTTGCTGCCAAGCGCAACAAGGAGAGCATAGGCTGCCACTATCGCGTGGACTAA
- the nadA gene encoding quinolinate synthase NadA, whose protein sequence is MTTHSEIIRRLRDELGDSLVIMGHHYQSDSVIQHVDLKGDSLELARKVESVHAEHIVFCGVYFMGESAALLAREGQNVYLPEPDANCVMSQMAPAARVDKVLTSLAASGRTIVPLTYVNSSVGVKAVCGKHGGSVCTSANAETMMRWAMDRGDAVLFIPDKNLARNTANRLGIAQSDWHMLDIRKDGTAVDLETANKGKLLLWPGLCAIHARFNLRQIQTARDTHPGITVVVHPECSPEVVAQADAAGSTSFIINYVRQAPEGAAIAIGTEINLVERLAKEYAGRKTIVPLLESSCSHMASVTEDKLSITLQEVRNGTADPVRIPIGFTEHARAALERMLKACA, encoded by the coding sequence ATGACCACACATTCCGAAATCATACGCCGCCTGCGCGACGAACTGGGTGATTCCCTTGTCATCATGGGCCACCACTATCAGTCAGACAGCGTGATTCAGCATGTAGACCTGAAGGGCGATTCGCTGGAACTGGCGCGCAAGGTCGAATCAGTGCACGCCGAGCATATTGTTTTCTGCGGTGTCTACTTCATGGGAGAATCCGCAGCCCTGCTCGCCCGTGAAGGCCAGAATGTGTATCTGCCGGAACCCGATGCGAACTGTGTCATGTCGCAAATGGCTCCCGCAGCGCGGGTAGACAAGGTGCTGACCAGCCTTGCGGCATCCGGCAGAACCATCGTGCCCCTCACCTACGTCAACTCATCCGTGGGTGTGAAGGCCGTATGCGGCAAACACGGCGGTTCTGTGTGTACCTCTGCCAACGCAGAAACCATGATGCGCTGGGCAATGGATCGCGGCGACGCCGTGCTCTTCATTCCCGACAAGAACCTTGCCCGAAACACGGCCAACAGGCTGGGCATTGCCCAGTCCGACTGGCACATGCTGGATATCAGAAAAGACGGCACCGCAGTTGATCTGGAGACTGCCAACAAGGGCAAGCTGCTGCTGTGGCCCGGCCTGTGCGCCATTCACGCCCGGTTCAACCTGCGCCAGATACAGACCGCGCGTGACACGCACCCCGGCATTACCGTTGTGGTGCATCCCGAATGCTCGCCCGAAGTCGTGGCGCAGGCAGATGCGGCAGGTTCCACGTCCTTCATCATCAATTACGTCCGTCAGGCTCCCGAAGGCGCTGCAATAGCCATAGGAACCGAAATCAATCTTGTGGAACGTCTCGCCAAGGAGTATGCAGGGCGCAAGACCATTGTGCCGCTTCTGGAAAGCAGCTGCTCGCACATGGCCAGTGTAACCGAGGATAAACTCTCCATCACCCTGCAGGAAGTACGCAACGGCACTGCCGACCCCGTGCGCATTCCCATCGGGTTCACTGAACACGCCCGCGCCGCGCTGGAACGCATGCTCAAAGCCTGCGCCTAG